The sequence CCGTGCTTGTATCAACGCAATTTTAGATGGTAGCATACAAAAATGCGAATTTGAAAACTTTGAAAAATTCAATCTAGCTATACCAAAATCACTTGATGGTGTTGAAACTAATCTGCTAAATCCTATCAACACATGGGCTGATAAAAATGAATATATCGCTGCAAGGGATAATCTAGCTAATATGTTTATTAGCAACTTTAAACGTTATGAGGATGTAGCTGAAGGCGTACAATTTGCTAAGGCTGGCCCTATAAACTAACCTACTCCGCCCTATTTTGGGCGGATTATTCTACTATTTTTATTATTTTATTAAGGATTCTTTTCATGCAAAAAATGTGGCAAGGTAGATTTAGCGAGGCTAGTAGTGAGCTATTAGAAGCTTTTAACGCATCGATTGAATTTGATAAAGAGCTATATGCTCAAGATATTGCTGGTTCAAAAGCTCACGCAAAGATGCTAGGTAAATGCAAAATCATTGAAGATGAGGCTGTAAATAAAATCTTAGAAGGATTAGATCAAGTAAAATCTGAGATAGAAAATGGAGAATTTAAATTCAACATAGCTGATGAAGATATACATATGGCAGTTGAAAAAAGACTTAGCCAAATTATTGGAGCTGAATTTGGCGGTAAATTACATACTGCAAGAAGCCGAAATGACCAAGTCGCTCTTGATTTTAGACTCTTTGTTTTAGAAGCAAATTTAGATCTAGCTAAACTACTTTTAAATCTTATTAAAACTATAAATAGTATCGCTAAAGAACACAAATCTACCCTAATGCCAGGCTTTACACATCTCCAACACGCTCAACCCGTTAGTCTAGCATATCATTTACTAGCCTATGCGTTTATGTTTAGTAGGGATTATGATAGGCTTATTAGTAGCCACAAGCGTAACAATCTAAGCCCACTTGGATCATGTGCAATGGCTGGAACACCACACCCAATTGACCGTGAGATGGTTGCTAATGAATTAGGCTTTAATGGTATTACGCCAAATGCGATGGATAGTGTAAGTGATAGAGATTTTGCATTAGAGTTATTATTTAATCTTAGCGTAGTATTTACCCACACCTCTAGATTGTGCGAAGAATTAATCTTATGGAGTAGCAGTGAGTTTGGATATATTACAATTAGTGATAAATTTAGCACTGGATCAAGCATAATGCCACAGAAAAAAAACCCAGATGTAGCTGAGTTAATTAGAGGTAAAACTGGTAGAATCTATGGCAATCTAATCTCTTTATTAACCACGATGAAATCTCTACCACTAGCTTATAATAAAGATATGCAAGAGGATAAAGAGTGTGTATTTGATAGCGTAAAAAATGCCAAGAACTCACTAATTATACTAAATGCGATGATAGAAGAAATTAAATTTAATAAAGAAAATATGTTAAAAGCAACTAAAATTGGACACCTAAGCGCTACTGATTTAGCTGATTATTTGGTCAAGAAAAAGTTTATTCCATTCCGTCAAGCACACTTTATAACTGGTAAATGTGTTGCCTTAGCTGAAAGTCTTGGCAAAGATTTAAGTGAGTTAAGTCTAAATGAGTTACAAAGTGTAGAGCCTAATATTAGTACCGATGTTTTAGAACTTTTAACGCTAGAAAGTTCTAAAGAGGCTAGAAAAAGCCTTGGAGGAACAAGTGATTATAGTGTAGATATACAGCTTGAGCTAATTGATAAATTTATAAAATCACAAGAAATATAACAACTTTGCTACGCCCTATTTTGCTACAAAATATCTTTTTATCAAATTTTATTATCATGGGCGTAGCATAATAATCTTTTAATTTGCAATATTATGACGTTAAATTATAATTTCAACTGAAGCTTTTTATTAAAAATTTAATAATTTAAAATATAAACTTAAACCAAAAAATAAATATGGTAAAAAATTAGTTAAATTTTATCTAATTTTAATTAATTTTTCCACAAAAATACTAAAAATTTGATATAATAAAGTTATTTTACTTTAAGGAGAGTTAATGAAAGCGTTAGCTATAGTTGCAATTAGTGCAAGTATGATGTGGGCAGCCATAAATATTAATACAGCTAGTAAAAATGAGCTAATGGAGCTTCCAGGTATTGGCGAAAGCAAGGCCGAAGCAATTATATCATACAGACAAAAAAGCAAATTTAATAGTATTGATGAGATTAAAAATGTCTCTGGAATAGGTGATAAAATTTACGAAAATATCAAAATAGATCTAATTACAAGTGGTGCAACTGATACAACAAATCTAAAAAGTCTAAACAAAGAAAATAAAAAACCAACTAAAAAAGACAACAACAAAGTCAACAAAGATAATAATTTAACAAAAAAATAGTTAAATTTAACATAGTTGTAGTGATTTTGACTACTTTTGTATCCAAATTTTAGCTAAAATAAAAAAATTAACAAATTTTAGCTAAAATTTACTTTTATGCCTTGACAAATAGAAATATTTTTTGTATAATTCAACTTCATTTTTTAAGTGTCTTGTTAGCTCAGCCGGTAGAGCATCTCCCTTTTAAGGAGGTGGCCGTTGGTTCGAATCCAACACAGGACACCACTTTGGTCGCTTAGCTCAGTTGGTAGAGCGCCACCCTTACAAGGTGGATGTCATAAGTTCGAGTCTTATAGCGACCACCATTTATTCTTAAATTTAGGTGCGGCGGTAGTTCAGCTGGTTAGAATATCGGCCTGTCACGCCGGAGGTCGCGGGTTCGAGCCCCGTCCGCCGCGCCATTCGTGTCTTGTTAGCTCAGCCGGTAGAGCATCTCCCTTTTAAGGAGGTGGCCGTTGGTTCGAATCCAACACAGGACACCACTTTTTATTAGACCCTTTCGTCTAGTCGGCCCAGGACATTGCATTCTCTGTGCAAAAACGCCAGTTCAAATCTTGCAAGGGTCGCCATTGCAAGGTCGCTTAGCTCAGTTGGTAGAGCGCCACCCTTACAAGGTGGATGTCATAAGTTCGAGTCTTATAGCGACCACCATTTATTCTTAAATTTAGGTGCGGCGGTAGTTCAGCTGGTTAGAATATCGGCCTGTCACGCCGGAGGTCGCGGGTTCGAGCCCCGTCCGCCGCGCCATCTTTTTCATTCAAAATTTAAAATGTCTTGGTTGTTTTAGTAAGTTATTTGCTATATAAATTTTAAATGATAATCTTTTTTACTCTAATCTATCAAATTAATCATTACTACAATAATATTATTGATTTAACAATTATAGTGATCTTTAATAAATATTAATTTACAAAATTTAAGCTCTATTCATTTAATCAGTATTTTATAGTATTAAATTTGCAATTACTGTTGATTTAAAAAGTAAATTAATATAAATTGCCATACTTATTACAGTTACTAATAATACTTATATAAAGCCTATTTTGTAACAACTAAATTTGTTATAATATGCAATATTTTAAAACCTATTATATGAAATTTATAAAAAATCATTTTGATTTTCTGCATAAATGTCTAAAAATTGCATTCTCAAATTCCAATTTTATAAATGCTTAATACGCTTTTAGATATAATCTATCCCAATAATTTTCAAGGAAACTCATGAAGGAAGTGATACTAGTAGGCCGTCCAAATGTCGGCAAAAGCTCGCTTTTTAATCGTCTAGCAAAGCAAAGAATTGCCATAACTAGCGATGTTAGCGGCACTACCAGAGATACAAATAAAACTCAAATTCAAATCGATGATAAAAGCTGCGTACTCATAGATAGCGGTGGAATAGATGATAGTAATGAGCTTTTTATCAATGTCAAAAACAATACTCTAAATGCTGCAAAATGTGCTGATATAATAATATTTATGGTAGATGGAAAGATGCTACCAGATGATGCAGATAAAAAATTATTTTATAGTTTATTAAAGCTAAATAAGCCAATAGCGCTAGTAATAAATAAAGTAGATAGCAAAAAAGATGAAGAGCGTAGTTGGGAATTTAATGAATTTGGTGCTAGCGTAGTATTTAATATCTCTGTAAGCCACGCTAGTGGAGTTGATGAGCTGTGCGAGTGGATTTACAAGCAGCTACCACAAGCAAATTTAAAATTCGATACTGATGATTTTGATGAGTTTTTAGAAGATTTTAATGAACAAGGCGAACTAGACCTTGATAATAAAGCCATAGATTATGAAAATAAAAACATCAAAGTCGGTATCGTAGGTCGTGTAAATGTAGGTAAATCAAGCCTATTAAATGCACTTGTCAATGATAATCGCTCCGTAGTTAGTAGTATTGCTGGCACAACAATTGATCCGGTAAATGAGAGCTTTGTGTATAATGATAGAGTTTTTGAGTTTGTCGATACCGCTGGCATTAGAAAGCGCGGAAAGATAGAAGGTATAGAAAAATACGCTCTAAATCGCACTCAAAAGATTTTAGAAATAGCAGATATAGCGCTATTAGTTTTAGATGCTAGTGAGCCATTTACTGAGCTTGATGAGAGAATAGCTGGATTAGTTGGCAAATTTGAGCTTGGCGTAATCATTGTACTAAATAAATGGGATAAGGATCATGATGGGTTTGATAAGGTAGCCTTTGAGATTAGAGATAGATTTAAATTCCTAGCTTACGCTCCAATTATAAGCGTTTCAGCCCTTGGTGGCAAGAGAATCCACAAGCTCTACCCTTTAATCCAAGAGATATATCAAAACTACACACAAAGGATTAAAACCTCTGAACTAAACGCATTAATAGAAGAGGCTGTGCGAACTCACCCGATTCCTAGAGATCATGGTAAGATTGTAAAGATTTTTTATGCGGCTCAATTTGGGTTTGCGCCTCCTAAAATTGCATTGGTAATGAATAAACCAAGATCTTTACACTTTAGTTATAAGCGATACTTGTTAAATAAGCTTAGAGAGAGATTTAATCTAAATGGGACTCCAGTAGTTCTAATACCAAAAAACAAGGGTAAAAGTGAGACAGACATATAAAAATATAATATTAATAGGATTTATGGGTGTTGGCAAAGGTAGCGTAGCTAGAGTTTTAGCACGCAAAATGGGAGTTTTTGCTATTGATGGAGATGATTTAATAGAGAGCTTTGCTAATAAAAAAATTAAAAAAATTTTTGAAGAAGATGGTGAGGCTGAGTTTAGAAAGATAGAGAAAAATTTAGCTAAATTTCTAGAAAAATCGGTAAATGGAGTAGTAATTTCTACTGGTGGTGGATTTTATAAGGTTAAAAATTTAAATAAAATTGGCACCGTAATATATCTAAAATCAAATTTTGATAAGATAATAGAACGCATAAAAGCTGCTCCAAATGCAGATAAAAAACTAGCCAAAAGACCACTTCTAAGCGACTTAAATAGAGCCAAAGCCTTGCATAAAGAGCGCGATGAAGCATATGCTAAAAAAGCTGATCTTATCATAAATGTAGAGGATAAAACTCCACAGCAAGTAGCTGCTAAAATCGTTAAACTACTAAATCGCAAACATCTAAAAGGATAAAATTTGAGAACTCTAACAGGACTTCAGCCCTCTGGCAAACTTCATCTAGGCAACTACTTTGCTAGCATTAAACCTATGATTGAAAAACAAAATAATAGCGATGATGAGATGTTTATATTTGTAGCTAATTACCACGCAATGACATCTCTAAGCGATGCAAAAAGCCTAAAAGCCAATACATTAGAAGCTGCGGCTGCCTTTTTATCTTTAGGGATAGATCCGCAGCGTTCTACATTTTGGGTGCAAAGTGATATCAAAGATGTATTAGAGCTTTACTGGATACTATCTCAGCTTACTCCAATGGGATTATTAGAGAGAGCACACGCATATAAAGATAAGGTTGCCAAAGGATTAGAGGCTCATCACGGGCTGTTTAGTTATCCAGTATTAATGGCTGCTGATATATTATTATTTAATGCTCAAAAAGTTCCAGTAGGCAAAGATCAAATTCAGCATGTAGAGATAGCTAGAGATTTAGCACTTAAATTCAATAACGCTTATGGAGAAATTTTTACTCTACCTGAAGCACAAGTTGCTCAAAATGTAGCTACCGTACCAGGTACAGATGGAGCTAAAATGAGTAAAAGCTATAAAAATACAATTGATATATTCAGCGATGCTAAAACACTAAAAAAACAGTGTAGCTCAATTGTAACTGATAGTACTCCTTTAGAAGAGCCAAAAGATTGGCAAAACTGCAATATTTACGCAATTGCCAAACTATTTTTAAATGAACAAGAACAAGCAAATTTACAAGATAGATATAGTAAAGGCGGTGAAGGTTATGGCCATTTTAAAATGTATTTAAATGAGCTTACATGGAACTATTTTGCCCCTGCTAGAGAGAAATTTCAATACTATATGAATAATCAAAATGAGATTATAGATATACTACATCACGGTGCTAAAAAGGCCAAAAAAACCTCTGATGAGATTATGGCAAAAGTAAGAGATGCTGTGGGAATTTACTAAGGAAAAAATATGATAAATTTAAGATTAATCGAGACAAATTATGATGAATTAAATGCCAAATTAAAAGCCAAAAAAGTAGATGATGGGGTGCTAGCTAAACTTTTAGAAGCTTACAATAACCTTAAATCAAAAAGGCTTGAGCTAGAAAATATCCAAGCCATACAAAATGCAAAAAGCAAGGAACTTGGCATAAAAGCTAAAAATAAAGAGGATATAAGCGAGTTAAAATCAGAGCTAGATGCTAACAAAAAAGAGCTTCAATCACTCTTAGGCATAGTAGGTGAGCTAGAATTAAATTTAGAAAAAATAGCCAAAAGTGTGCCAAATATCATCGATTATGATGTCCCATTAGGTAAGGATGAAGATGATAATGTCTGTATATTGAGCGTTTTGAGTCCTAGAGAATTTGACTTTAAGCCAAAAGAGCATCATGAATTGGGCGAAGCGCTTGGTTGGCTAGATTTTGCTACTGGGGCTAAGATATCAGGGAGTAGATTTACAGTACTTAGAGGTGATGGGGCTAGATTATCAAGGGCTCTTGTGAATTTCATGATTGATTTTAATATGAGCCGTGGATTTGAGCTTGTTAATGTGCCATTTTTGGTTAATTCTAACACACTATATGGTACTGGACAGTTACCTAAATTTGCTGATGATTTATATAAAGTAGATGGAGAAGATCTCTATTTAATCCCTACTAGCGAAGTGCCTGTAACTAATATCTATAATGATGAGATTATCCCTGCTGAAAAACTGCCTATTAAGATGACTTGCTACTCATCTTGCTTTAGGCAAGAGGCCGGAAGTGCGGGTCGTGATACTAGGGGGATGATAAGACAGCATCAATTTGAAAAAGTAGAGCTAGTAGCAATCACCAAAGCTGATCAAAGCGAAGCTATGCTAGATGAGATGGTAAGCTGTGCTAGTGATATGCTAAGCGCTCTTGGTTTGCCACACCGCCATATGATGTTATGTAGTGGGGATTTAGGATTTAGTGCGGCTAAGACAATTGATTTAGAAGTTTGGCTACCAGGTCAGGGCAAATATAGAGAGATTAGTTCTATCTCAAATACTCGTGATTTTCAAGCTAGACGAGCCAAAATCAGATATAAAGATGATAAGAAAAATATCTTAGCACATACGCTAAATGGCTCTAGCCTAGCAGTTGGTAGGACGCTAATTGCTATAATGGAGAATTATCAAAATAGCGATGGCACAATAACCATTCCAGAAGTGCTCAAAAAATATTTCTAATAGGAATTTAAATGGCAGATGAGTTAAAAGAACAACAAGAAGTAGTAATCCAAGAAAAAGACCCAAATGAAGATATAATTCCAATAGAGTCTTCTGATGAGAGAGCCAAGGAGCAAAAGCAAGAGACAAAGGAGGAGACACCTCAAGAGTCTGAGGGGGCTAAATCTAAATTTAAACTAACCAAAAAGCTTTTAATGCTAATTGGCGCTAGCATTTTAATTTTTATTCTACTCATTACTGCTTTAATTGCGGCATTTTCTGGCTCAGATGAACCAGAATCACAAGTTATAGAGTTAGAAGAGCCAAAACTTATCACACCGCCAACCATAACTCAAAAATTCCAAAGCTCAAAAATAGATAGTATGTTAATTAAAGCTAACAAACTCTACGAGAGCGGGAACAAAGCCGAAGCTCTAAAAATATATGAAAATATTGCTGTTTATAACGAATCTCTATCAAACTACAACTTAGGCGTATCAAAGATGAATCAAGGGCTATTTAAAGATGCGATTAATTCATTTAAAGATGCTATTGCTAATAATGAAAATATAGCCGTAAGTGCTATAAATTTAGCCGTTTGCGCACTAGAAATTAATGATGAAAGGCTTTTTGAATACTATATTGATTTAGCTAATGCCTTTATAAATAGAGATAGTGATGTCAATTTATATGAGTTTTATAATGCCCTTGTAAACTACTATAGAGGCTACTATATAGAAGCTTTACATGCTTTAGATTTATCAAATTCAAAATATTATACCAGCCAAAAAGAGTATCTAAGATCTAAAATTCTAAGCTACCTACACGAAGATCAAAAGGCTATTCAAGCTATTAAAGCAGTTGAAGATTATGATATTAGCCTGCCTCTTGGACTTCTTCATGCACGACTTGGAGAGTATAAAGAGGCTAAAAAGTATCTAAATAAAGCGCTAGTTGATGAAAAAAATGCTCCATCAACATATCTAGCCATATCTCTAATTGATTTAAAAACAGGAGAATTTGGCTCAGCAGCTAAAACTTTAAAAATGTTAAATGATTTTAACTCCACTTTTGTACGTGATACATATCCTATTAAGACAGTTTTAAATCCAGAGCTTTTTGATATAAATTTAGCCCAAAATAACTATGATTTAACTAAATTTTTTGACCAAAATAGCCTTTATCAAATTCTATTTTATTTCACTCCATACAAGGCCTTTAATCCTAAGCAAACAATCGAATATATAAGAAAAGGTGGCTTGAGCCTATTTGTTGATGAAAGTAGTATAGCTGATGAGTATCTAGAGACTAGTGGTATAGTATCTAAAGCTAATGTAATGCTATCTCAAGCAATTTTTAAAGCACTAAATAATAAACTAAGAGAAGCTAATAGCGACTTTTTAGAGATTACAAAACTATATCCAAATCACTCAATTGTTCAGTTTAATCTAGCTCTTACATTTGCTCAGTTAGGTGATTTTGCCCAAGCATATAAGCACTTTGTAACTAGCTATCACCTAGACCCATCTAACTACATAGCTGGCGCATACGCTATAATGGCTGCTAAAATGATAGGCAGAGATGCTAAGCGCCTTACAAAAGAAGTAATGGATACAATGGATACAGATACAAATCTAGACCAAGATAATATCTATAAAGCAATGATTCAGCTAACCCAAGGAAATCAAGGCGCACTAAATGATTGGCTAGATAAAAACTATAATGAAAGCGTGTTAAATATCGTATTTAATATTATATGTGCCTATATTACAGATAGAAATGATATTGTAATCTTAGCTACTGATAAGCTAAATCAAAAGCTACCAAACGATGTACTAACTAACATAATCTACTCAGTTACTCGTTTTGATGTAAAAAATATCAAAAACTACGCTAAAGATATCCAGGTTAAATTCCTAACAACCAAACTAGATAAAGGTACTCTCTATGGCGGTGCAACCATTATCAAAACTGAATATATTAAACTTTTACAAATCGCAGGATTGCTAAATATAGAGCGTGAAAGTATTATTAAAGACTTAAAAATCTCATCTGATAATACTAAGGATATTTTACACACATTAGCATATTTAAGCCTATTTACAGGACACTATGAAGAGGCCTATACTATCTATAATGAGCTAGTAAATACTGAAAAAGAAGATGATGCAAACACGCTATTTTTAGCCAGCGTTGCAAGTATTGGGGCAAATCATCCTGATAGTGCCATCGCTTATCTTGAACTTGCTAAACTTACTAACCCAACCTATAGCGAGGCTAGGCTAGCACTTGGATTTTTATATCAAGAAGTTGGAAATATTGATGCAGCCATCACACAGTATAGTGGATTAGGTGATAGCAAATATCACAGCCAATTTTTCACCTTTAGGCTAGAGTAGTTATCTAATCTGGCCTTGACCTCTAATAATATATTTGTAAGTCGTTAGTTCATCTACGCCTACAGGACCACGAGCATGCATTTTGCAAGTGCTAATACCAACCTCTGCGCCAAAGCCAAACTCTCCCCCATCGCTAAATCTAGTTGAAGCATTTGCATAGACGCACGCACTATCAACACGGCTTAAAAATTCCTCACAAGCAGCATAATCATCGCTTATAATCGCTTCACTATGTCCACTACTATATTCATCAATATGATCTAGCGCCTCATATAAACTACCTACAATTTTTAAATTCAGCTCAAAATCTAAATACTCATTATAATAGCTTTTGTCTGTAGCTTCAAAGCAATTTATTATATTAACACTCTTTTGACAGCCGTGAATTTTTACACTAAATTTATCAAGTCTAGCTTTTAATAGTGGCAAGAAATCAGCAGCAATACTCTCATCAACTAGCACACACTCAGCAGCATTGCAAACACCTGGACGAGAGCATTTGGCATTTACGCAGATATCTAATGCTTTTTGAATATTTGCAGCCTTATGAACATAGATATGACAGACTCCCTTATCATGCTTTAATACAGGTATAGAGGAGTTAGCACTTACAAATTTTACCAGCCCCTCCCCTCCTCTAGGAACTACTAAATCTATATATCTATCCATTCTAATAAACTCTAGCACCTCATCTCTGCTAATATCAAAATACTCTATACAGCCACCATACTCACCTAGGCTATTTTTGATTATACTTGCAAGGGCTAAATTTGAGTTTATAGCCTCTTTGCCACCCTTTAATGCACAGCCATTAGCGCTTTTAATAGCAAGAGCGGCTACTTCAGCTGTGACATTTGGTCTAGATTCGTATATCATAGCAATCACCCCAAGAGGCACACTGATTTTTTCTATCTTTAATCCGCTTTTAGCACTCCAGCCATCGTGAATTTTACCAATTGGATCTTTTAACATTGCTATATCTCTAATCCCATCTGCAAGAGACTTTATACGCACTTCATCTAGCTTTAATCTATCTTGCAAAGCTGGACTTAAATCCTTAGCATTTTGTAAATCTATTGCGTTAGCTTCTATAATTTTAGCTATATTATTTTCTATTGCATCAGCTATTTTTTGTATTAAATTTGCTCTTTGGTTTTGATTT is a genomic window of Campylobacter devanensis containing:
- a CDS encoding glutamate-5-semialdehyde dehydrogenase, which gives rise to MENRLKELKKVTKKLQILNQNQRANLIQKIADAIENNIAKIIEANAIDLQNAKDLSPALQDRLKLDEVRIKSLADGIRDIAMLKDPIGKIHDGWSAKSGLKIEKISVPLGVIAMIYESRPNVTAEVAALAIKSANGCALKGGKEAINSNLALASIIKNSLGEYGGCIEYFDISRDEVLEFIRMDRYIDLVVPRGGEGLVKFVSANSSIPVLKHDKGVCHIYVHKAANIQKALDICVNAKCSRPGVCNAAECVLVDESIAADFLPLLKARLDKFSVKIHGCQKSVNIINCFEATDKSYYNEYLDFELNLKIVGSLYEALDHIDEYSSGHSEAIISDDYAACEEFLSRVDSACVYANASTRFSDGGEFGFGAEVGISTCKMHARGPVGVDELTTYKYIIRGQGQIR
- a CDS encoding shikimate kinase yields the protein MRQTYKNIILIGFMGVGKGSVARVLARKMGVFAIDGDDLIESFANKKIKKIFEEDGEAEFRKIEKNLAKFLEKSVNGVVISTGGGFYKVKNLNKIGTVIYLKSNFDKIIERIKAAPNADKKLAKRPLLSDLNRAKALHKERDEAYAKKADLIINVEDKTPQQVAAKIVKLLNRKHLKG
- a CDS encoding ComEA family DNA-binding protein gives rise to the protein MKALAIVAISASMMWAAININTASKNELMELPGIGESKAEAIISYRQKSKFNSIDEIKNVSGIGDKIYENIKIDLITSGATDTTNLKSLNKENKKPTKKDNNKVNKDNNLTKK
- the der gene encoding ribosome biogenesis GTPase Der translates to MKEVILVGRPNVGKSSLFNRLAKQRIAITSDVSGTTRDTNKTQIQIDDKSCVLIDSGGIDDSNELFINVKNNTLNAAKCADIIIFMVDGKMLPDDADKKLFYSLLKLNKPIALVINKVDSKKDEERSWEFNEFGASVVFNISVSHASGVDELCEWIYKQLPQANLKFDTDDFDEFLEDFNEQGELDLDNKAIDYENKNIKVGIVGRVNVGKSSLLNALVNDNRSVVSSIAGTTIDPVNESFVYNDRVFEFVDTAGIRKRGKIEGIEKYALNRTQKILEIADIALLVLDASEPFTELDERIAGLVGKFELGVIIVLNKWDKDHDGFDKVAFEIRDRFKFLAYAPIISVSALGGKRIHKLYPLIQEIYQNYTQRIKTSELNALIEEAVRTHPIPRDHGKIVKIFYAAQFGFAPPKIALVMNKPRSLHFSYKRYLLNKLRERFNLNGTPVVLIPKNKGKSETDI
- a CDS encoding tetratricopeptide repeat protein; its protein translation is MADELKEQQEVVIQEKDPNEDIIPIESSDERAKEQKQETKEETPQESEGAKSKFKLTKKLLMLIGASILIFILLITALIAAFSGSDEPESQVIELEEPKLITPPTITQKFQSSKIDSMLIKANKLYESGNKAEALKIYENIAVYNESLSNYNLGVSKMNQGLFKDAINSFKDAIANNENIAVSAINLAVCALEINDERLFEYYIDLANAFINRDSDVNLYEFYNALVNYYRGYYIEALHALDLSNSKYYTSQKEYLRSKILSYLHEDQKAIQAIKAVEDYDISLPLGLLHARLGEYKEAKKYLNKALVDEKNAPSTYLAISLIDLKTGEFGSAAKTLKMLNDFNSTFVRDTYPIKTVLNPELFDINLAQNNYDLTKFFDQNSLYQILFYFTPYKAFNPKQTIEYIRKGGLSLFVDESSIADEYLETSGIVSKANVMLSQAIFKALNNKLREANSDFLEITKLYPNHSIVQFNLALTFAQLGDFAQAYKHFVTSYHLDPSNYIAGAYAIMAAKMIGRDAKRLTKEVMDTMDTDTNLDQDNIYKAMIQLTQGNQGALNDWLDKNYNESVLNIVFNIICAYITDRNDIVILATDKLNQKLPNDVLTNIIYSVTRFDVKNIKNYAKDIQVKFLTTKLDKGTLYGGATIIKTEYIKLLQIAGLLNIERESIIKDLKISSDNTKDILHTLAYLSLFTGHYEEAYTIYNELVNTEKEDDANTLFLASVASIGANHPDSAIAYLELAKLTNPTYSEARLALGFLYQEVGNIDAAITQYSGLGDSKYHSQFFTFRLE
- the serS gene encoding serine--tRNA ligase, with product MINLRLIETNYDELNAKLKAKKVDDGVLAKLLEAYNNLKSKRLELENIQAIQNAKSKELGIKAKNKEDISELKSELDANKKELQSLLGIVGELELNLEKIAKSVPNIIDYDVPLGKDEDDNVCILSVLSPREFDFKPKEHHELGEALGWLDFATGAKISGSRFTVLRGDGARLSRALVNFMIDFNMSRGFELVNVPFLVNSNTLYGTGQLPKFADDLYKVDGEDLYLIPTSEVPVTNIYNDEIIPAEKLPIKMTCYSSCFRQEAGSAGRDTRGMIRQHQFEKVELVAITKADQSEAMLDEMVSCASDMLSALGLPHRHMMLCSGDLGFSAAKTIDLEVWLPGQGKYREISSISNTRDFQARRAKIRYKDDKKNILAHTLNGSSLAVGRTLIAIMENYQNSDGTITIPEVLKKYF
- the argH gene encoding argininosuccinate lyase; this encodes MQKMWQGRFSEASSELLEAFNASIEFDKELYAQDIAGSKAHAKMLGKCKIIEDEAVNKILEGLDQVKSEIENGEFKFNIADEDIHMAVEKRLSQIIGAEFGGKLHTARSRNDQVALDFRLFVLEANLDLAKLLLNLIKTINSIAKEHKSTLMPGFTHLQHAQPVSLAYHLLAYAFMFSRDYDRLISSHKRNNLSPLGSCAMAGTPHPIDREMVANELGFNGITPNAMDSVSDRDFALELLFNLSVVFTHTSRLCEELILWSSSEFGYITISDKFSTGSSIMPQKKNPDVAELIRGKTGRIYGNLISLLTTMKSLPLAYNKDMQEDKECVFDSVKNAKNSLIILNAMIEEIKFNKENMLKATKIGHLSATDLADYLVKKKFIPFRQAHFITGKCVALAESLGKDLSELSLNELQSVEPNISTDVLELLTLESSKEARKSLGGTSDYSVDIQLELIDKFIKSQEI
- the trpS gene encoding tryptophan--tRNA ligase, with product MRTLTGLQPSGKLHLGNYFASIKPMIEKQNNSDDEMFIFVANYHAMTSLSDAKSLKANTLEAAAAFLSLGIDPQRSTFWVQSDIKDVLELYWILSQLTPMGLLERAHAYKDKVAKGLEAHHGLFSYPVLMAADILLFNAQKVPVGKDQIQHVEIARDLALKFNNAYGEIFTLPEAQVAQNVATVPGTDGAKMSKSYKNTIDIFSDAKTLKKQCSSIVTDSTPLEEPKDWQNCNIYAIAKLFLNEQEQANLQDRYSKGGEGYGHFKMYLNELTWNYFAPAREKFQYYMNNQNEIIDILHHGAKKAKKTSDEIMAKVRDAVGIY